In the Colletotrichum higginsianum IMI 349063 chromosome 7 map unlocalized unitig_7, whole genome shotgun sequence genome, one interval contains:
- a CDS encoding Initiation-specific alpha-1,6-mannosyltransferase, producing the protein MAQFTAENSMSTLLERAIYYYWRVRYRSRLVVGLALILLSGCWLYGNSGINSIGRGLFNDKFTTRKKYSTCDVNSRGSDWVKPRPGHSIPPKIWQIMLPKVSNDQKPVDPDTLTETKTWLAMNQDYTYTLVGDNGGRDFIQRHFSHDATIVSTYNSLPNVGMRSDLLRYLLLDVEGGVYTDTDTIALKPIDDWVPRDFRNQTRLIVGIEFDQRDGGKWADISHALQFCQWTIAATPGHPVFQKMISRVVRSLEDLKSTYGEIGHDSTWEPTGFEVMNSTGPAAWTDAVWEYLQETDGTLTDIRNLSSLGPPRLFGDVLVLPIDGFGMGQPHSGSTNDGSIPDGAMVKHLFGGSWRGGRR; encoded by the exons ATGGCTCAGTTCACTGCCGAGAACTCCATGTCCACGCTGCTGGAGCGGGCTATCTACTACTACTGGCGGGTGCGCTACCGGTCCCGCTTGGTGGTTGGTCTCGCCCTGATACTCTTGTCAGGATGTTGGCTTTATGGCAACTCTGGCATAAACAGCATCGGCCGGGGATTGTTCAACGACAAGTTTACGACTAGGAAGAAATACAGCACTTGCGATGTCAACTCCAGAGGGTCGGACTGGGTGAAACCGCGCCCAGGGCACTCTATCCCTCCAAAGATTTGGCAGATCATGCTTCCCAAGGTCTCGAACGATCAGAAGCCTGTCGACCCAGACACTTTGACGGAGACGAAAACATGGTTGGCTATGAACCAGGATTACACATA CACGCTCGTAGGCGACAATGGCGGCAGGGATTTTATCCAACGCCACTTTAGCCACGACGCTACAATTGTGTCAACCTACAATTCACTGCCTAACGTCGGCATGAGGTCTGATCTCCTTCGCTACCTTCTCCTCGATGTTGAAGGCGGTGTCTACACTGATACCGATACAATTGCTCTCAAGCCAATTGATGACTGGGTACCAAGAGACTTTCGTAATCAGACACGGCTTATTGTAGGAATTGAATTCGACCAGCGTGACGGGGGAAAGTGGGCCGACATCTCCCACGCGCTGCAATTTTGCCAGTGGACTATTGCTGCAACACCAGGACACCCCGTCTTCCAGAAGATGATCTCTCGTGTTGTTCGCTCATTAGAGGACTTGAAAAGCACGTATGGTGAGATTGGGCATGATTCGACATGGGAGCCTACGGGCTTCGAGGTTATGAACTCCACAGGTCCAGCAGCATGGACTGATGCGGTCTGGGAGTACTTGCAGGAGACTGATGGGACCCTGACAGATATCAGGAACCTGTCATCTTTGGGCCCACCGAGACTCTTCGGTGATGTATTGGTTCTACCGATTGATGGGTTTGGAATGGGACAGCCTCATTCAGGTAGTACAAATGACGGAAGTATTCCCGATGGGGCGATGGTAAAACACTTGTTTGGGGGTTcttggagaggaggaagacgctAA